In the genome of Halapricum salinum, one region contains:
- a CDS encoding GNAT family N-acetyltransferase has protein sequence MQTRTATRDDIDDVLQVLDAAALETDRELARESVASGCAVVAVEERRLLGAAVCVPAESGVRIEAIAVRKRRQAQGIGTALVEALLNRNDRAVAEFGDRVRPFYESLGFEIEPVTAERYRGVWIVE, from the coding sequence ATGCAGACCCGGACGGCGACTCGCGACGATATCGACGACGTCTTGCAGGTGCTCGACGCCGCTGCACTCGAAACCGACCGTGAGCTGGCCCGCGAGAGCGTCGCGAGTGGTTGCGCGGTCGTCGCCGTCGAGGAGAGACGACTGCTGGGGGCTGCGGTCTGCGTACCCGCGGAGTCGGGCGTTCGAATAGAAGCGATCGCCGTGCGCAAGCGCCGGCAGGCCCAGGGGATCGGCACGGCGCTGGTCGAGGCACTGCTGAACCGCAACGACCGCGCAGTCGCCGAGTTTGGTGATCGCGTGCGGCCGTTCTACGAGTCGCTGGGATTCGAGATTGAACCCGTGACTGCCGAGCGCTACCGAGGCGTATGGATAGTCGAATAA
- a CDS encoding peroxiredoxin family protein, translating into MSPPLPDVSLPNVGSGPDPFTFGEFVAAENLDFLLVLLQRDYYCTNCRKQVRQVRDRYEEFRSRNAAVVSIVPDSPEEVATWQAQYDLPFPLLADPEATVGDAYDQPVRFGILGKWSDFLGRMPEAVLLDVRDDPEIVWTHSGRSTFDRPSIDDFLDRIDEAQ; encoded by the coding sequence ATGTCGCCCCCACTTCCCGACGTGAGCCTCCCGAACGTCGGTTCGGGCCCCGATCCGTTCACCTTCGGCGAGTTCGTCGCCGCGGAGAACCTCGACTTCCTGCTCGTGTTGCTCCAGCGCGACTACTACTGTACGAACTGCCGCAAGCAGGTCCGGCAGGTCCGGGATCGTTACGAGGAGTTTCGATCTCGAAATGCGGCCGTCGTCTCGATCGTCCCCGACTCCCCCGAGGAGGTCGCGACCTGGCAGGCTCAGTACGACCTCCCCTTCCCGTTGCTGGCCGATCCCGAGGCGACCGTCGGCGACGCCTACGATCAGCCCGTCCGATTCGGTATCCTGGGCAAGTGGAGTGACTTCCTGGGCCGGATGCCCGAGGCCGTCCTGCTCGACGTTCGCGACGACCCTGAGATCGTCTGGACCCACAGCGGTCGCTCGACGTTCGACCGACCGAGTATCGACGACTTTCTGGACCGAATCGACGAGGCACAGTAA
- the samp2 gene encoding ubiquitin-like small modifier protein SAMP2, translating to MRVTVDVIGDTTYEIEVDDEATYADLLEPTDYSQHQVSFMVDGRPVPEDQPVEVEEVRVVRLVQGG from the coding sequence ATGCGCGTGACCGTCGACGTGATCGGAGACACGACCTACGAGATCGAGGTCGACGACGAGGCGACCTACGCCGACCTGCTGGAGCCGACCGACTACAGCCAGCACCAGGTGTCGTTCATGGTCGACGGCCGTCCAGTCCCCGAGGACCAGCCGGTCGAGGTCGAGGAAGTCCGGGTCGTGCGACTGGTCCAGGGCGGCTAA